The following coding sequences lie in one Rutidosis leptorrhynchoides isolate AG116_Rl617_1_P2 chromosome 6, CSIRO_AGI_Rlap_v1, whole genome shotgun sequence genomic window:
- the LOC139852156 gene encoding protein IQ-DOMAIN 32-like produces MGRSSCFKIIACGGGGGGGNSESVDRDALDTSPQNNGSDKRGWSFRKKSSGHRVLSNTVITEISSSENKSSEPIGITSEAPVSSSVSEKTSVNPWIEELPRASTSTTKCSTVPKTNATDDVHIETDSAIDESFVIVIQAAVRKYLAQLELVRHKKAVVLQAAVRGHLVRCRAAGSLRCVQAIVKMQTLVRARRTNLSVGNGKKKNQDSTTRTQPTYISIEKLLSNRFAIQLLESTPRTKPINIKCAPSKDDSSWKWMERWMSVSSPEVIDSHLINPMKDKIDDIKSQVDNVINEQKSDLFPDESKRSSIAPKIESNLLPEQSKRPSKRGATEQADSEGRKTVFGSRKPSNPSFIAAHSRFEELTSKTTSLTSVKSSNQEHLVDSRADKSTKLEPAEAFVYESLKVGRSQTGDSECGTELSITSMLDSPDPSEVGNTENDKESKVVDKVKVTSNEEHDLLGTELTHSILTLPEQYDFSSNEQNTNISQSKQNGSPKSQITVPESQTTPSSQLSIKNKTKTDKKVSGQKPKSWSNSVKSPVSFDHLPRESKPGKRRNSFGSQTSEHIDQEPRDSSSSNSIPSYMQVTESARAKALANNSPRSSPDLHGKEAYLKKRHSLPGAVNGRHDSPRTKRSSPQAQQTTKGNDNRERKWQK; encoded by the exons ATGGGAAGATCTAGTTGTTTCAAAATAATtgcttgtggtggtggtggtggtggtggtaactCTGAATCTGTTGATCGTGATGCTCTTGATACCTCTCCTCAG AACAATGGTTCTGATAAAAGAGGATGGAGTTTTCGTAAGAAATCATCCGGACATCGAGTGCTAAGCAACACTGTTATAACCGAAATATCTTCCTCCGAGAATAAAAGTTCGGAACCTATCGGTATTACGTCTGAAGCACCCGTCAGTTCTTCTGTATCCGAGAAAACTTCCGTAAATCCATGGATAGAAGAGTTGCCTCGAGCATCGACTTCGACTACGAAATGCAGTACAGTTCCTAAGACAAATGCTACTGATGACGTTCATATTGAAACTGATTCTGCGATTGATGAATCGTTTGTCATTGTTATCCAGGCTGCTGTTAGGAAATATCTG GCTCAGTTAGAACTGGTGAGACATAAGAAAGCTGTGGTGTTGCAAGCTGCAGTACGAGGGCATTTGGTTCGTTGTCGTGCTGCCGGAAGTTTGCGTTGTGTTCAAGCCATTGTCAAGATGCAAACTCTTGTTCGTGCTCGTCGGACTAACCTATCCGTTGGAAATGGTAAAAAG AAAAATCAAGATTCTACTACCAGGACGCAACCAACGTATATCTCGATTGAGAAGCTTCTCAGTAACCGATTTGCTATCCAG CTATTGGAGTCTACACCACGCACCAAACCAATCAACATTAAGTGCGCACCATCAAAGGACGATTCATCATGGAAATGGATGGAAAGATGGATGTCTGTTTCGTCTCCCGAAGTTATCGACTCACATTTAATAAATCCCATGAAGGACAAGATCGATGATATCAAAAGCCAAGTTGACAATGTGATTAATGAGCAGAAGTCTGATTTATTTCCTGATGAAAGTAAACGTTCGAGCATCGCACCGAAAATAGAGTCCAATTTGTTACCTGAACAATCCAAACGTCCTTCTAAAAGGGGGGCCACTGAACAAGCTGATTCTGAGGGAAGAAAGACCGTTTTTGGATCAAGAAAACCGAGTAATCCTTCATTCATTGCTGCCCATTCAAGATTCGAGGAGTTGACTTCTAAGACCACTTCATTGACTTCAGTCAAATCTTCCAATCAAGAACATTTGGTCGATTCACGTGCGGATAAAAGTACTAAACTTGAACCTGCGGAAGCATTCGTTTACGAAAGCTTAAAAGTGGGTCGAAGTCAAACGGGCGATTCAGAATGTGGGACCGAACTTTCCATTACGTCAATGCTTGACTCACCAGATCCATCAGAAGTTGGAAACACTGAAAATGACAAAGAATCGAAAGTTGTAGATAAAGTAAAAGTAACGAGTAACGAAGAACACGATCTCCTAGGTACCGAGTTGACTCACTCCATTTTGACTCTTCCCGAACAATACGATTTTTCCAGCAATGAACAAAACACCAATATATCACAATCAAAACAAAATGGATCTCCAAAAAGTCAAATAACAGTCCCCGAATCACAAACAACACCTTCTAGTCAGCTGTCAATTAAAAACAAGACTAAAACTGACAAAAAGGTATCGGGTCAAAAGCCAAAATCGTGGTCAAATAGTGTGAAGTCTCCAGTCAGCTTTGACCATCTACCTAGAGAGAGTAAACCCGGGAAACGAAGGAATTCGTTCGGGTCACAAACGTCTGAACATATTGATCAGGAACCGAGAGATAGTAGCAGTAGTAATTCGATACCGAGTTACATGCAAGTGACGGAATCTGCGAGAGCAAAAGCGCTTGCAAATAACTCACCGAGGTCGAGTCCAGATTTACATGGTAAAGAAGCTTACTTGAAAAAACGACACTCGTTGCCTGGTGCTGTAAATGGCAGGCATGATTCGCCTCGTACAAAACGGTCCTCACCTCAAGCACAGCAGACCACAAAGGGAAATGATAATCGAG AGAGGAAATGGCAGAAGTAA
- the LOC139853062 gene encoding uncharacterized protein isoform X2: MGASTSTEQVSTEQREAESLAASTGALTLLQNTFSNLSDPQTHTIPISSLQECFKLSIDYQSCESPLKLEKFPEVLNHLGGSIVDHFFLAEKGGLNWIAFLNGYTKCCGRMPTSSSLNNLLTVFQIATVKSGITTGLQIESIDADNKINGYLLPADLLMLLWMCVVISYNSGCIKSFKGYGKFGLPDINSLVLSAVSSCAEGGAELNMWNDDILGFDIQLPIGKLHTWVLKTVPNLPDCLVQFVHSRLCNAASQEAKLEPSSSSTSDSNSMAQSNNYLLTPGRAWSISLTMRSTMRDEILKACFAPDVDEVIDNLLYRSSLHGKGLNRFWSNVEGYNGPILVIISATFEDHTWTIGALSHQGFENKDTFYGTSGSLYAISPVFHHFTSSGKEKNFVYSHLHSPGYEAKPKPAGIAFGGSIGNERVFIDEDFSRLTVRHHAYDKTYQPGPLFPNQGYLPTEAHVLNVEVWGLGGEKVKEVQNSLQKREQLFTEQRRKVDLKTFSNWEDSPEKMLMDMVSNPGAVQREKR; encoded by the exons ATGGGAGCATCAACATCAACGGAACAAGTATCAACGGAGCAACGTGAAGCTGAATCATTAGCTGCATCCACCGGTGCTCTTACTCTTCTTCAAAATACATTCTCAAATCTCTCAGATCCTCAAACTCATACAATCCCCATTTCTTCTTTACAG GAATGCTTTAAATTATCCATTGATTACCAAAGCTGTGAATCACCTCTCAAACTAGAAAAATTTCCTGAAGTACTAAATCATCTAGGCGGTTCAATCGTTGATCACTTTTTCTTAGCAGAAAAAGGCGGTTTGAACTGGATTGCATTCTTGAATGGCTACACCAAATGTTGTGGCAGAATGCCAACATCAAGTTCATTAAATAATTTACTAACAGTATTTCAAATAGCAACTGTGAAGTCAGGAATCACAACAGGGTTACAAATTGAGTCTATCGATGCAGATAATAAGATAAACGGGTATCTACTGCCTGCAGATTTGTTGATGCTTCTTTGGATGTGTGTTGTTATCTCTTATAATTCTGGATGTATAAAGTCTTTCAAAGGATATGGTAAATTTGGTCTTCCGGATATAAATAGTTTGGTATTATCTGCTGTTTCTTCGTGCGCTGAAGGTGGTGCCGAATTAAATATGTGGAATGACGATATTTTAGGCTTTGATATACAACTTCCTATAGGGAAGCTTCATACTTGGGTACTGAAAACGGTACCAAATCTTCCTGATTGTTTGGTGCAGTTTGTACATTCAAGGCTTTGCAACGCTGCATCTCAAGAG GCCAAATTGGAGCCTTCATCCTCATCTACAAGTGATAGCAACTCAATGGCACAATCGAATAACTATCTTCTGACACCTGGCAGGGCCTGGTCCATTTCCCTTACCATGAGAAGTACTATGCGTGATGAAATTCTAAAAGCGTGTTTCGCACCTGATGTAGATGAAGTTATAGACAACCTTCTATATCG GTCCTCTCTTCATGGCAAAGGTTTAAACAGGTTTTGGTCAAACGTTGAAGGATATAATGGCCCTATTCTTGTGATTATTTCTGCTACTTTTGAAGATCATACTTGGACAATTGGTGCACTTTCTCACCAGGGTTTTGAGAACAAAGATACATTTTATGGAACATCTGGAAGCCTATATGCTATAAGTCCCGTTTTCCATCACTTTACATCTTCAG GTAAAGAGAAGAACTTTGTATATAGTCACCTGCATTCCCCTGGGTATGAGGCAAAACCGAAGCCTGCAGGAATCGCATTTGGAGGATCAATCGGAAATGAGCGAGTTTTTATAGATGAAGACTTCTCCAGGCTTACTGTTCGTCATCATGCATATGACAAAACATACCAACCTGGTCCCCTTTTCCCAAATCAG GGATACTTGCCTACCGAAGCTCATGTATTGAATGTGGAAGTATGGGGATTAGGAGGGGAGAAGGTTAAGGAGGTTCAAAATTCTTTACAGAAGAGAGAACAGCTTTTCACTGAACAACGAAGAAAG GTTGACTTAAAAACATTTTCAAATTGGGAAGACTCTCCTGAAAAGATGCTGATGGATATGGTCTCAAATCCTGGTGCTGTCCAGCGGGAAAAACGATAA
- the LOC139853062 gene encoding uncharacterized protein isoform X1 codes for MGASTSTEQVSTEQREAESLAASTGALTLLQNTFSNLSDPQTHTIPISSLQECFKLSIDYQSCESPLKLEKFPEVLNHLGGSIVDHFFLAEKGGLNWIAFLNGYTKCCGRMPTSSSLNNLLTVFQIATVKSGITTGLQIESIDADNKINGYLLPADLLMLLWMCVVISYNSGCIKSFKGYGKFGLPDINSLVLSAVSSCAEGGAELNMWNDDILGFDIQLPIGKLHTWVLKTVPNLPDCLVQFVHSRLCNAASQEQAKLEPSSSSTSDSNSMAQSNNYLLTPGRAWSISLTMRSTMRDEILKACFAPDVDEVIDNLLYRSSLHGKGLNRFWSNVEGYNGPILVIISATFEDHTWTIGALSHQGFENKDTFYGTSGSLYAISPVFHHFTSSGKEKNFVYSHLHSPGYEAKPKPAGIAFGGSIGNERVFIDEDFSRLTVRHHAYDKTYQPGPLFPNQGYLPTEAHVLNVEVWGLGGEKVKEVQNSLQKREQLFTEQRRKVDLKTFSNWEDSPEKMLMDMVSNPGAVQREKR; via the exons ATGGGAGCATCAACATCAACGGAACAAGTATCAACGGAGCAACGTGAAGCTGAATCATTAGCTGCATCCACCGGTGCTCTTACTCTTCTTCAAAATACATTCTCAAATCTCTCAGATCCTCAAACTCATACAATCCCCATTTCTTCTTTACAG GAATGCTTTAAATTATCCATTGATTACCAAAGCTGTGAATCACCTCTCAAACTAGAAAAATTTCCTGAAGTACTAAATCATCTAGGCGGTTCAATCGTTGATCACTTTTTCTTAGCAGAAAAAGGCGGTTTGAACTGGATTGCATTCTTGAATGGCTACACCAAATGTTGTGGCAGAATGCCAACATCAAGTTCATTAAATAATTTACTAACAGTATTTCAAATAGCAACTGTGAAGTCAGGAATCACAACAGGGTTACAAATTGAGTCTATCGATGCAGATAATAAGATAAACGGGTATCTACTGCCTGCAGATTTGTTGATGCTTCTTTGGATGTGTGTTGTTATCTCTTATAATTCTGGATGTATAAAGTCTTTCAAAGGATATGGTAAATTTGGTCTTCCGGATATAAATAGTTTGGTATTATCTGCTGTTTCTTCGTGCGCTGAAGGTGGTGCCGAATTAAATATGTGGAATGACGATATTTTAGGCTTTGATATACAACTTCCTATAGGGAAGCTTCATACTTGGGTACTGAAAACGGTACCAAATCTTCCTGATTGTTTGGTGCAGTTTGTACATTCAAGGCTTTGCAACGCTGCATCTCAAGAG CAGGCCAAATTGGAGCCTTCATCCTCATCTACAAGTGATAGCAACTCAATGGCACAATCGAATAACTATCTTCTGACACCTGGCAGGGCCTGGTCCATTTCCCTTACCATGAGAAGTACTATGCGTGATGAAATTCTAAAAGCGTGTTTCGCACCTGATGTAGATGAAGTTATAGACAACCTTCTATATCG GTCCTCTCTTCATGGCAAAGGTTTAAACAGGTTTTGGTCAAACGTTGAAGGATATAATGGCCCTATTCTTGTGATTATTTCTGCTACTTTTGAAGATCATACTTGGACAATTGGTGCACTTTCTCACCAGGGTTTTGAGAACAAAGATACATTTTATGGAACATCTGGAAGCCTATATGCTATAAGTCCCGTTTTCCATCACTTTACATCTTCAG GTAAAGAGAAGAACTTTGTATATAGTCACCTGCATTCCCCTGGGTATGAGGCAAAACCGAAGCCTGCAGGAATCGCATTTGGAGGATCAATCGGAAATGAGCGAGTTTTTATAGATGAAGACTTCTCCAGGCTTACTGTTCGTCATCATGCATATGACAAAACATACCAACCTGGTCCCCTTTTCCCAAATCAG GGATACTTGCCTACCGAAGCTCATGTATTGAATGTGGAAGTATGGGGATTAGGAGGGGAGAAGGTTAAGGAGGTTCAAAATTCTTTACAGAAGAGAGAACAGCTTTTCACTGAACAACGAAGAAAG GTTGACTTAAAAACATTTTCAAATTGGGAAGACTCTCCTGAAAAGATGCTGATGGATATGGTCTCAAATCCTGGTGCTGTCCAGCGGGAAAAACGATAA